A stretch of Acidobacteriota bacterium DNA encodes these proteins:
- a CDS encoding TAXI family TRAP transporter solute-binding subunit, producing the protein MRLVAASGLIALAAACEQSGPQVQFLSIATGGTGGVYYPYGGALARVLTSKLPNTQVTAEVTGASVDNLKLMQQGRADLAFTLADTLHEAAKGTGPFAATGPVDARTVAVLYTNYTHLVTRQGSGIARVADLKGRVVSTGAPGSGTELIADRLLQAAGIDPRQGITRHALGASESAGALKDGKVDAFFWSGGLPTSAIQDLAASAGLTIALVPQDDLLPALQARYGKELYRAVSLPGATYRGNADSVSVIGVSNVLVASSRLSPDLVEAITAALFDAKADLTAAHPEARHLERATGPDTAPVPLHEGALRYYQARGWR; encoded by the coding sequence ATGCGCCTTGTGGCCGCGTCGGGCCTGATCGCACTGGCAGCAGCCTGTGAACAATCGGGACCGCAGGTGCAGTTCCTCTCCATCGCGACAGGCGGCACCGGCGGCGTGTATTACCCGTATGGCGGCGCGCTGGCTCGTGTGCTCACGTCGAAACTCCCGAACACGCAGGTCACTGCAGAGGTGACGGGGGCGTCAGTGGACAACCTCAAACTGATGCAACAGGGCCGCGCCGACCTGGCTTTTACGCTGGCCGATACGCTGCATGAAGCCGCGAAGGGTACGGGACCATTTGCGGCAACCGGGCCCGTTGACGCGCGAACCGTCGCGGTGCTCTACACCAACTACACACATCTGGTGACTCGGCAAGGCAGCGGCATTGCGCGCGTGGCAGATCTGAAGGGGCGCGTGGTGTCCACCGGTGCGCCCGGGAGCGGCACTGAACTCATCGCGGACAGGTTGCTGCAGGCGGCCGGCATCGATCCGCGCCAGGGGATTACGCGCCACGCCTTGGGCGCCAGTGAATCAGCCGGTGCGCTCAAGGACGGCAAGGTCGACGCGTTCTTCTGGAGCGGCGGACTGCCGACGTCGGCCATTCAGGACCTGGCGGCGTCTGCTGGGCTGACGATCGCACTTGTGCCGCAGGATGATCTGTTGCCGGCTCTCCAGGCGCGTTACGGCAAGGAACTGTATCGCGCCGTCTCTCTTCCTGGCGCCACGTACCGCGGCAATGCCGATTCCGTGTCCGTGATCGGCGTCAGCAATGTGCTGGTGGCGTCGAGCCGGCTGTCGCCGGATCTGGTGGAGGCCATCACCGCCGCCTTGTTCGATGCCAAGGCCGACCTGACCGCCGCGCATCCCGAGGCACGGCACCTGGAGCGTGCCACGGGGCCTGACACCGCGCCCGTGCCCCTTCATGAGGGTGCACTCAGGTATTACCAGGCCCGGGGCTGGCGCTAG